CCCATTCACAATTGCGGCACTGTATTGCATTGTTGGCTGCTGCTGAGGACTCGGGAGTTGGACAGGCAGGGGCACAGTGAGATGGGAGAAATGTGTGAGGGCTCCCGGGCGGCTGCCCTGTCAGCCCCGCATACAACAAtctgcatattggtggtcattccgagttgttcgctcgcaagctgcttttagcagctttgcacacgctaagccgccgcctactgggagtgaatcttagcttcttaaaattgcgaaggaaagatttgcaatattgcgaaaagacatctctgtgcagtttctgagtagctcgagacttactctgccagtgcgatcagttcagtgcttgtcgttcctggtttgacgtcacaaacacacccagcgttcgcccagacacgcctccgtttctccagccactcccgcgtttttccaagaaactgtagcattttttcccacacgcccataaaacggcctgtttccgcccagaaacacccacttcctgtcaatcacattacgatcaccagaacgaagaaaaaaccgtgagtaaaatacctaactgcatagcaaatttacttggcgcagtcgcactgcggacattgcgcatgctcactaagcggaaaatcgctgcgatgcaaaaaaatttacagagcgaacaactcagaatgaccccccttgttctcTCTGCTATGAGCCAAAGTATGAACACACAGAGCTTCCGTAGCCCTGCAGAAGATAGACTGTACTAGGATCACATGCCCACACTGCTGAAGCCTCCACCGGCAAGGAAACCCACCCCCTACAAAAGCTTGCCCTCACCATTGTACTATGATGGCTCTTCATTAAAGTAGCAAGGACACGGAATGGGGAGACAATGAGGAAGTGCCCCTTCAGGCCTGGAGCCCGGCAGCAAATGACGCCATtgtctcccagagttccgcccctgcctcatgaaacattgggcctaattcatatttgcaagtaaagcaaaaaaagcatgtAACCTTTttttctggaacaaaccatgttgccgtgCAAGGGGAGCAAATCATAGGCGTGCTAATTATAgatctatctagatagatagatagatagatagatagatagatagatagatagatagatagatagatagatagatagatagataattagcaTAAGGTAATAACCCTTTATCTTTTTATACAGAATTTTATCCCCCCACCCCTTGGCTGGCCTGAATCCCTCTCTTttccctggtgcacacagtgagtgAGTGGTCATCAAGTCTGAACACTCACATTATGAATAATAGTCCTAGGCCGGCTCCTGATATgccgctcctgattgactgccgtcagcggcagatttgatatagTTGCGCAGcgctcataggagccgcagtgccgccaaccacagcctcctcctccatgcACCGCCGCCCTCTGTCTCCTTCTGTACACCGCCACTGCCCttagtccttctctgcaccatgcagacagcctcctcatccaccacagatcacagcatcctcagcactgccACTGTTAAATAGGTAATCTTGCCCTGCCGCTttactctctccctagtccctactgtatgcccttgctgtccctctctctgtcactctccttgtcccttctgtcactctccctgtccctatgtccctgctgtcactctccctgtctgtgtcactctccctgtcccttctgtcactctcgctgtccctatgttcctgctgtcacgcTCCCTGAATTTCGTCTTATTCCATGTGTCataatttgaatttcagctcattctgtgtgcaataatgtgaattttggcttattccgtgtgctataatgtgaattttggcttattccgtgtgctataatatgtattttggcttattctgtgtgttataatgtgaatttcggctcattctatgtactttaatgtgaatttcggctcataccgtgtgctataacgtgaatttcggctcttaccgtatgctataatgtgaatttcggctcataccgtgtgctataatgtgaattttggctcataccgtttgctataatgtgaattttggctcataccgtgtgctataatgtgaattttggctcataccgtatgctgtaatgtgaattttggctcatactgtgtgctataatgtgaaagggacaccagttatacatagtatatgtgtgtgtgtgtgtgtgtgtgtgtgtgtgtgtgtgtgtgtgtgtatatatatatatatatatatatatggacttgtAATCCGTATGCAGGTTACATACTTGTCTCCCTCATCTTGCTAATATACGGTGCAAGACATGCCCAGTGGGTGGTGCTAGGCATGCCACTCCAATCATGCACCCcccaataaaatgttctgcgcacgcctatggagcaaatacatatttttttctgtgcagggtaaatattggctgcttttgtaCGTAGCCCACACATGTTCCACTTTATTTttgctctgcaatttagatttcagtttgaacacacccaagtctaaggagtaaatttgctaagcacccAATATTATTTGAGATCTCATTAATTTACTTAACACAAATGTCGGCagagtttaaccaatttgtattgcGGTTTACAGCTGGCCATACATGTATGAACAAATAGACCATCGTACAAACATGGTTGAATTTTCACGTACACATAATAGAACACGGGAATTTACCaaggatttgtattctcaatcactaccGACATTACACATACACTGTCACAAAAGGATGGAATttgtacagaaatagaactttcaagTAGACCAGCTCTTGGATGGCGTGCTGGGAGaatatgcatggatcagtgagatccatgcatgcttctctgtgtacatgtgtctgaaagagttaaaaatcagaaaaaaactgTGTGGGGCCcacctcctaaacataaccaggtgccccttttacaatgccctcattagtagtgcccccagtagtaatgcccttaatggtaatgcccctgtgtagtattgaccccagtagtaatgttacctgtagtaatgcccccagtcatttagctgcctgtagtttagcccctgtagttatgcccccaggggtaatgcccctgcagttatgaccccagtagtttaccctcccGTTAGTTTAGCCTCctagtaatgcacccagtagtttagccctatgtagcttagcctcccagtggtaatgcccccagtagtttagccccagtagattGACCCTTGTAATTTaaacaccagtagtaatgccccctgtagtattcccccttgtagtttagcccctgtagttatgcccccagtagtttagccccagtagttatgcccccttgtagcttagcccccagtagtaacgcctccaagtagtaatgcccccagtagtttatcccctgtagttatgcccccagtagtttagccctcagtagtttaaacccccagtaataatgcccttgtagttatgcccccagtagtaatgcccctgtagttatgcccccagtagtaatgccctcctgtagtttgcccccagtagttagcccccttgtagtttgcccccagtagcttgcccccttgcagtttgccccagtaacttgcccccttgtagtttgcccccagtagcttgcccccttgtagtttgcccccagtagttggcccccagtaataatgcccccaaaagtttgcccccagtagatgcccaccagtagtttgccccaatagatgccccccagaagtaatgtcccccagtagtttgcacccaatagatgcccccagtatatgccctcagtagtaatgcaccccagtttgcccccagtagatgccccccagtagtaatgccccccagtagtgtgccccaagtaaatgccccccagtagtaatgcccctcagtagatgtgccgctacacaaaggaaaaaaacaaacaaaaatcacaatactcaccGAGCCCCAATTCCACTTCTGActgctgcagtcctctgggcgtccgctcctcggcactatgggagagatgtcatgacgtctctcccatagcccaCAATGACAGCACCGGAAACCGGAGCTCAGTGACATCCTGCCTCCTGCTgccactgtggagagagagccgggtgcccactggtaacacaatctcagcaggcaccaagcatctccctgcggcgccggccaCACATTGGGTTAGATgagatggaggaggcggaactgcgttccgtctccaagtggaactgacgtaaCGTAGTTCTACCcctttccggctcactttaacccctgcatctgtcccacctgcagtacatCATTGTTTTGCCCaggtgcttgcttttttgctttacttacaaacatgagtcAGACCCATTTTCTCTTATATTTACTCAGTATAATTGTTAATATTCAATATTCAATACAATCCTTAGTCATTTGTATACATTCTGCTAGACTTTGTAATGATTCAATGCTTGTGGCCTACTTACCCACATATCttgggcttgtctgcacatcagatATATtaacatgtacatactgtatattgtactaACGTTTATACTTTGATATTTGGTACTAAAAATGTCACCCTACAACAACAGCTAGATGAAGTAGGCACTTGTTACTCCTTTTCTGAGCCCCTTCAGTGAGGAGAGCCCGCTGCAACAAGTGTACTTGCTGCTGCCTTGGAGGCAGGCAGTAAAGCGCACTCACACCTGCCCTATGTGTCACCGCCCATGGATTCTGCCACCTCCTCTACTAGGTCTGCTGCAACAGCTTCCACGCGTTTCCATCCTCTTCTTCTTGATGTTGGCGGTAGTGCCAATGCTAGTGGCTGCCTATCAGAAGTGGCATGGACGGTTGTAAGCACAACGTGTTCAACGCTAAACAGCAGAACCTAAGAATGGCAGGTAAGTCCTTTATTAAAGGGTTACTGATTGCAGTAACAGTGCTATCACCAGCGGTAACCACTGCCAGTACTGTAACTTGAATGGGGGAAACTTATTATAAAGCAGTGCTTATTCcacaataataaattataatatatattttcttTGTGCTTTACTCCTTGACTCAAGTATTTTTCAATTTTTGTATGTTTTAAAAATATGTTGTCATTATTTTTAGGCTTGTTGGGGTGCCCTGATAGTGCCCTGATAATGTGTTGCACATCATAGCATTCAAAATCTTTGAGTGTTAGATATTCACATTACACTTAGGGGCTGGTGAGCTGGCTGTTTGCTCTTCAGCAGTGGCACTGTGGAGCAACATCTGCCTGAATACAACCCTGGGCACGTCAGGCTGAGTACCACTGCACAAAGCTTAAGGCACCAGCTGTCTGCAAGTTAACAGCAGTGCAGCTGGTGCACACTACAAGGAACTTCTATAGGTACCTGGGAGAATTTAGTGCACAGATCAGCAGACTATTAATATACCTGATGTGGCACTTACCTGCTTTCTATCAACAGTGCTGTAGGAATCAACCAGCTGGTTCTCACTGCTTCAACTTCCAGCGATAAGGGAACATATAGTAGCACCAAACCGCTAAAAGCAAAAATATAATGGAGAAGAAGCACTACTGATCTTATAATGTGGAATGTTATCTGCGGACATAAGTTCCAGAATTAACTGTGAAAGTCCTAAAATATAGAGGTTGCTCCTAAAATGTACATGTTGGTACACTTACCGAGtctttatatacagtatttctgaTGTGTAATTTAattattttgtatgtttttttttaattgccattaTTGTGTTTATTATGTTTTAATTATTTAATAAATCTTTTACACAATGGTAAATGGAAAGGTCACATATTTTGGTGTTGTTAGTGATATACCCTCCATGGTGCAGAACTCTTGGACAATATTGTCTTAAATGCTTCTTTCACATCATGATTTCTGAGGCTGTAGATCAAAGGGTTTAACACCGGTGTCACAACACCATAAACCAAGGCTAAATACTTCAATACTTCATGTTAGATGAAGAACTCTTTGTTTGTCCTACATAAGTGATCATACTGGTCCCATAGAGCATAAACACCACGGTCAGGTGGGAAGCACACGTTGAAAATGCTTTAGCTCTTGCACCTGCTGAGCGGATCCTTAGTATAGATTTAATTATACAGATGTAGGACACAACAATGAAAACAAATGGTAGTAATAGAGTAAATAAACTTCCAACAAATATAGATATTTTATAGAAACTGAGATCACCACAAGCCAGCTCTAGAAGGGCCAATGCCTCAcaggagaaatggtccaatatgttCCCTCTGCAGAACACAAGAGGCTTTGAGATAGTGGGCATAGTTGTTATAAGGAAACTTCCTGACCACATAATGACTGTAATGATATTACATGTCCTCCAATTCATAATTATGATGTAATGTAAAGGAAAGCGTATGGCAATATAACGGTCATACGCCATCACCGCCAGTAATATATCCTCAGTACTTCCTAGGAACAGGCCAGTGTTCATCTGCACCAGGCACCCAATGATGGAGATTCTCCTTCTCTTAGAAAATACATCATTCAACATTTTTGGCAGAGTGATCGAAGAATAGCACAAATCGATGATGGATAAATTGCAAAGGAAATAGTACATAGGTGTGTGTAATGAGGGACTGGTGATAATAGTACATATCATTAAACTGTTCCCAAAAATGATCAATGTATAAATTATAAAGAAGAAGATAAACATCAATATACAAATCTGCAGGTTCTGAGAAAATCCCGTCAGGATGAACTCTTTCACAATGGTTTTGTTCCCGAATTCCATGTTACAGGTCACTATTAGAAGCACATGCATCTGTAGCTTGTTTTTGTACAGACTAGATATCTTCCTTGTTCATTATATTTGTGGTTGAGATTTTCCTATTTTGGTTCCTGTTGTTTATTGTGATCTACTGTTCTCAACACACATCTGTAATAACAACACAAGAGTTTTGTTGCTGTTGGAAGTGTTTGACTTCAGCTGCGCAAAGCTGTATTTATCagctaaataacattattattattattattattattatagtctaATTTAGCTGATAAATTATTCATTTTTTTTATAGAAATGAGGTAAGCACCCTAAGATTGATgcaacaataaatatatatttgtagGTACCACAATAGATGGAATAAatgaattcttcttcttcttcttcttcttcttcttcttcttcttcttcttcttcttcttcttcttcttattattattattattattattattattattatttttaatgaattaattaacttatttatttattttaattaattcCATCTATCGTGGTACCTAcaattatatatttttatgtacTGTTTCTTGCCAGTATCATCAAACTCAAGTTTACAATTAAATAAGTGTTTTCCTCATTTCTAAAATTAAAACTAATTAATCAGCTAAAtaagacaattattattattattattattattaatattattattaatactaataataataataataataataataattataattattattacaggttgagtttcccatatccaaagaTTCCGAAAaactgaatattccgaaatacggacttttttgagtgagagtgagatagtgaaacctttgttttctgatggctcaatgtacacaaactttgtttaatacacaaagttattaaaaatattgtattaaatgactttcaggctgtgtgtataaggagtatacgaaacataaattaattgtgtgaatgtacacacactttgtttaatacacaaagttattaaaaatattgtgtaaaattaccttcaggctgtgtgtataaggtgtatatgtaacataaatgcattctgtgcttagacttgggccccatcgacatgatatctcattatggtatgcaattattccaaaatacggaaaaatccgatatccaaaatacttctggtcccaagcattttggataagggatactcaacctgtattatttattTCCTTCCATTTTGGTACCAAcaattatatattttaatttgtAGCTTGTCAGTATCATCAAACTTAgggttataaataaataaatcaataagtgTTAacctaattttttaattttttcaataaTAATGACTAGGTGAAAATTCATTAAGGAAGAGAAATCAATGTTTACCAAATACTACCGTAAGTATACTATATACAGTGGGAGTAAAATATTGAATTTGTATTTTAAATGATTGCTATTTTAACACTAGATAGACTTGCAGAAACCCCATCAATACCTGCATTTcccaggctattacatttatcccACAGAATTCATTGTACCTAAAAGCACAGgcatgcgcagctaattttattagggggtgcaccgcaggaggggtgtgtcatcgccttttgggcgtgtctagcactattttacattctctcagtaaaatcagtggctttatctaatttctccctagttcctaataagaaagtagatataaacaccccagagaaatacaataaaacataatggtgcgaccaccaacCAGTACTGTCCGCTACAGCATAAGCTCGAGTCCTAGCTGCcgttgcaccctatcgctgcttatacttccccaatctatccctgacccaatggtggaactagagagtggtgggcctaggtacgTATacattcccccaccaccaccaccaccaccccttgcaccccccagcatctACACCCTGTTTTCAGTGGGCCACTCTAAAAATTATGGAAGATTTAGGGgtccgaacatttgagttttaatataacagaaGTACAGTTTAAAATGTACacttgtgccattacagccacatctgcctctttctaagccatcagacccctcctccgcaggacaccagcatttgtcacacatcacCATGCTCACcaactactgacagtagtgccccttattcacattatgccacacagtatgaaccaaaatttacattacgccacaggttatgactgaaattcacattataccacacagtatgagccacattcacatttcgGCGGTTGTAGCAGGTGTGGCGTGTGGGGAGTACCGGACATTAggtggtgcctgtgcacaccaggcaaccCCCGTGCGCATGCCTATGCTTAAAAGTCAAAAACAATGTCAAAACAATTCTGAAAATATGTGATTGTCAAGTAAAATCAGAAAGCTGTAAAGCATaagatgttttttttgtttgcaaaTTTAGATCTGAAGCATTGCACATTTTAAACAGCAGCAACAATTTTCCTTTGCCTTATGGCAAATGGTCTAAGCAGGAGGGGTTCTACAAAAATCGGTAAGCATCACTGATGGCTACCAGGAGGCTGTTATTTATGGATAAGCTCCTAGAGATTGCGTACACCAAACTGATATTACTAGCTATGAAACAGAAATTATTACACACAGGACCAACGGCTAAGAACTACAAATGATACAATTACAGAAAACCAGACAATTAACTAAGCAACCAATTAAGAATTTTAAGAATTTGGATCTAGTCCTAGAGATATATTTGATGACTGACCTGAACCTCCTAAAGTATAAGAGTGGGGTTAAACACAAGATGATTCACAAGAGGATGAAGCAAATCAAAGAAGCTCAGAAATACATTAATAGTACACAACATACAAATATAGCCATGTTGGTTCATCCCGTAATGCGACCGCATGTGAATACGCATGGATGCGACTTGCTGcactgggctgtgactatttgtGCCCGTacatgcagtggcggatctagacttaacttttagggggggggcggtttaagaattgtgactcctccccctaatcataacccctcccacttagtaatgcccttcccgttcacttctaaatttcctattgttgccattactaataaaatgttgccagttagtggagagaaccctgcgcactggtgatacagactggcgaatcgccattccttccatcaggggtggtagaggctaagacagtagggcaatttaaacatgcatgggatagacataaggatctccttacaaagaaataaggatcagataaggttagatataaaaaataatgtaaaaaaaaaaaaaggggcagactagatgggccaagtggttcttatctgccgacaaattctgtttctacagcacacagaatgagccgaaattcacattatagcacactgtatgagctgaaattcacattgtagcacacagtatgatccaaaattcacattatagcacactgtatgagccgaaatttacattatagcatgcaaaatgagccaaattcacattatagcacgtagaatgagccaaaattcacattatagcacgcaaaatgagccaaaattcacgttatagcacgcagaatgagccgaaattcacatcatagcacactgaatgagccgaaatgcacatcatagcacgcagaatgagccgaaatgcacatcatagcacactgaatgagccgaaatgcacatcatagcacactgaatgagccgaaatgcacattatagcacactgaatgagccgatatgcacatcatagcacgcagaatgagccgaaatgcacatcatagcacgcagaatgagccgaaatgcacattatagcacactgaatgagccaaaattcacgttatagcacgcagaatgagccaaaattcacgttatagcacactgaatgagccgaaattcacattatagcacgcagaatgagccgaaatgcacatcatagcacgcagaatgagctgaaatgcacatcatagcacactgaatgagccgaaatgcacatcatagcacgcagaatgagccgaaatgcacatcatagcacgcagaatgagccgaaatgcacattatagcacattgaatgagccaaaattcacgttatagcacgcagaatgagccaaaattcacgttatagcacactgaatgagccgaaattcacattatagcacactaaatgagccgaaatgcacatcatagcacgcagaatgagccgaaatgcacattatagcacactgaatgagccaaagttcacgttatagcacgcagaatgagccaaaattcacgttatagcacactgaatgagacgaaattcacattatagcatgcagaatgagccgaaatgcacatcatagcacactgaatgagccgaaatgcacatcatagcacgcagaatgagccgaaatgcacatcatagcacgcagaatgagccgaaatgcacattatagcacactgaatgagccgaaattcacattatagcacgcagaatgagccaaaatgcacatcatagtacgcagaatgagccgaaatgcacattatagcacactgaatgagccaaagttcacgttatagcacgcagaatgagccaaaattcacgatatagcacactgaatgagacgaaattcacattatagcacgcagaatgagccgaaatgcacatcatagcacgtagaatgagctgaaatgcacattatagcacaccgaatgagctaaagttcacgttatagcacgcagaatgagccaaaattcacgttatagcacactgaatgagccgaaattcacattatagcacactgaatgagccaaaattcacgttatagcacacagaatgagccgaaattcacattatagcacactgaatgagccgaaattcacattatagcatgcagaatgagccaaaattcacattatagcacaatgtatga
The Pseudophryne corroboree isolate aPseCor3 chromosome 4, aPseCor3.hap2, whole genome shotgun sequence DNA segment above includes these coding regions:
- the LOC134910780 gene encoding olfactory receptor 5V1-like; this encodes MEFGNKTIVKEFILTGFSQNLQICILMFIFFFIIYTLIIFGNSLMICTIITSPSLHTPMYYFLCNLSIIDLCYSSITLPKMLNDVFSKRRRISIIGCLVQMNTGLFLGSTEDILLAVMAYDRYIAIRFPLHYIIIMNWRTCNIITVIMWSGSFLITTMPTISKPLVFCRGNILDHFSCEALALLELACGDLSFYKISIFVGSLFTLLLPFVFIVVSYICIIKSILRIRSAGARAKAFSTCASHLTVVFMLYGTSMITYVGQTKSSSSNMKY